A region of Bacillus cabrialesii DNA encodes the following proteins:
- the srfAC gene encoding surfactin non-ribosomal peptide synthetase SrfAC: MSQFSKDQVQDMYYLSPMQEGMLFHTILNPGQSFYLEQITMKVKGGLNIKCLEESMNVIMDRYDVFRTVFIHEKVKRPVQVVLKKRQFHIEEIDLTHLTGSEQAAKINEYKEQDKIKGFDLTRDIPMRAAIFKKAEESFEWVWSYHHMILDGWCFGIVVQDLFKVYNALREQKPYTLPPVKPYKDYIKWLEKQDKQASLRYWREYLEDFEGQTTFAEQRKKQKDGYEPKELLFSLPEAETKAFTELAKSQHTTLSTALQAVWSVLVSRYQRSGDLAFGTVVSGRPAEIKGVEHMVGLFINVVPRRVKLSEDITFNGLLKQLQEQSLQSEPHQYVPLYDIQSQADQPKLIDHIIVFENYPLQDAKNEENSENGFEMEDVHVFEKSNYDLNLMASPGDEMLIKLAYNENVFDEAFILRLKSQLLTAIQQLIQKPDHPVSTISLVDDKEREFLLTRLNPPAQTHEAKPLTDWFKEAVNVHPDEPALTYSGQTLSYRELDEEANRLARRLQKQGAGKGSVVALYTKRSLELVIGILGVLKAGAAYLPVDPKLPEDRISYMLTDSAAACLLTHEEMKEQAAQLPYTGTTLFIDDQTRFAEQASDPEIAIEPDAPAYIMYTSGTTGKPKGNITTHANIQGLIKHVDYMAFSEKDTFLSVSNYAFDAFTFDFYASILNASRLIIADEQTLLDTERLTNLIQQENVNVMFATTALFNLLTDAGEDWMEGLRCVLFGGERASVPHVRKALRILGPGKLINCYGPTEGTVFATAHVVRDLPDSISSLPIGKPISNASVYILNEQNQLQPFGAVGELCISGMGVSKGYLNRHDLTKQKFIANPFKPGETLYRTGDLARWLADGTIEYAGRIDDQVKIRGHRIELEEIEKQLQEYPGVKDAIVVADRHESGDASINAYLVNRTQLSAEDVKAHLKKQLPAYMVPQTFTFLEELPLTTNGKVNKRLLPKPDQAQLAEEWVGPRDEMEEMIAQIWSEILGRQQVGIHDDFFALGGHSLKAMTAASRIKKELAIDLPVKLLFEAPTIAGISAYLKNGGSDGLQDVTIMNPDQEQIIFAFPPVLGYGLMYQNLASRLPSYKLCAFDFIEEENRLDRYADLIQKLQPDGPLTLFGYSAGCSLAFEAAKKLEEQGRAVQRIIMVDSYKKQGVSDLDGRTVESDVEALMNVNRDNEALNSEVVKQGLKQKTHAFYSYYVNLISTGQVKADIDLLTSDTDFDMPEWLASWEEATTGAYRVKRGFGTHAEMLQGETLDRNAEILLELLNTQTVTVS; the protein is encoded by the coding sequence ATGAGTCAATTTAGCAAGGATCAGGTTCAAGATATGTATTACCTATCGCCGATGCAGGAAGGGATGCTGTTTCATACCATCCTGAATCCCGGCCAGAGCTTTTATCTTGAACAGATCACGATGAAAGTAAAAGGCGGCTTGAATATCAAATGCCTTGAAGAAAGCATGAATGTGATCATGGACCGGTACGATGTATTTCGTACCGTGTTCATTCACGAAAAAGTAAAAAGGCCGGTCCAAGTCGTATTGAAAAAACGGCAGTTTCATATAGAAGAAATCGATCTGACACACTTAACGGGCAGCGAACAAGCAGCCAAAATTAATGAATACAAAGAACAGGATAAGATCAAGGGCTTTGATTTGACGCGGGATATCCCAATGCGGGCAGCCATTTTCAAAAAAGCTGAAGAAAGCTTTGAATGGGTGTGGAGCTACCACCACATGATTTTGGACGGATGGTGCTTCGGCATCGTTGTGCAGGACCTGTTTAAGGTATACAATGCCCTGCGCGAACAAAAGCCATACACCCTGCCGCCGGTCAAACCATATAAGGACTACATCAAGTGGCTTGAAAAGCAGGATAAACAAGCATCACTGCGTTACTGGCGAGAGTACTTAGAGGATTTTGAAGGACAAACGACGTTTGCGGAGCAAAGAAAGAAACAAAAGGACGGCTACGAGCCGAAAGAATTGCTCTTCTCACTGCCAGAGGCGGAAACAAAGGCGTTTACCGAGCTTGCAAAATCGCAGCATACCACTTTGAGTACGGCGTTGCAGGCAGTTTGGAGCGTATTGGTCAGCCGCTATCAGCGGTCTGGCGATTTGGCCTTCGGCACAGTCGTTTCCGGGCGTCCCGCGGAAATCAAAGGTGTTGAACATATGGTCGGGCTGTTTATCAACGTTGTCCCGAGACGGGTGAAACTGTCTGAGGATATCACATTTAACGGTTTGCTCAAGCAGCTGCAGGAGCAATCGCTTCAGTCTGAGCCGCATCAATATGTCCCGCTCTATGACATCCAAAGCCAGGCCGATCAGCCAAAACTGATTGACCACATCATTGTCTTTGAAAATTATCCGCTTCAGGATGCAAAAAATGAAGAAAACAGTGAAAATGGCTTTGAAATGGAGGATGTACATGTTTTTGAGAAGTCGAATTATGATCTCAATCTGATGGCTTCTCCGGGGGATGAGATGCTGATTAAGCTTGCCTATAATGAGAATGTGTTTGATGAGGCATTTATTCTGCGCTTGAAATCGCAGCTTCTCACAGCGATTCAGCAGCTCATCCAGAAGCCGGATCATCCTGTCAGCACGATCAGCCTCGTTGACGACAAAGAGAGAGAGTTTTTGCTTACCCGATTAAACCCGCCAGCTCAAACTCATGAGGCAAAGCCTCTGACGGACTGGTTCAAGGAAGCGGTGAACGTTCATCCTGATGAGCCGGCGCTTACGTATTCCGGCCAGACTCTTTCCTATCGCGAATTAGATGAGGAAGCAAACCGCCTTGCGCGCCGTTTGCAAAAGCAAGGTGCGGGCAAAGGCTCCGTTGTAGCGTTGTACACAAAGCGCTCGCTTGAACTTGTGATTGGCATTCTCGGAGTATTAAAAGCGGGAGCGGCTTATCTTCCGGTTGATCCGAAGCTGCCGGAAGACCGAATCTCGTATATGCTGACTGACAGTGCGGCAGCCTGTCTGCTGACACATGAGGAGATGAAAGAACAAGCGGCTCAGCTGCCGTATACAGGAACAACGCTCTTCATTGATGATCAAACACGGTTTGCAGAACAGGCAAGCGATCCTGAAATCGCGATTGAACCCGACGCTCCGGCGTATATTATGTATACGTCCGGCACAACCGGAAAGCCGAAGGGCAATATCACCACTCATGCCAATATTCAAGGATTGATCAAGCATGTAGACTACATGGCATTTTCTGAAAAAGATACGTTCTTATCTGTTTCGAATTACGCCTTTGACGCATTTACCTTTGATTTCTACGCTTCAATATTGAATGCGTCACGTCTCATAATCGCAGATGAACAAACGCTGCTTGACACAGAACGCCTAACCAATTTGATTCAACAGGAGAATGTCAATGTCATGTTTGCGACAACCGCACTATTTAATCTTCTCACAGATGCGGGAGAGGATTGGATGGAGGGACTTCGCTGCGTGTTATTTGGCGGAGAGCGCGCGTCTGTGCCTCACGTCAGAAAAGCGCTGCGGATCTTGGGGCCGGGCAAGCTGATTAACTGCTACGGGCCGACTGAGGGAACGGTGTTTGCGACAGCTCACGTCGTGCGTGATCTGCCGGATTCCATCTCCTCATTGCCGATCGGAAAGCCGATCAGCAATGCCAGTGTATATATACTCAACGAGCAGAACCAGCTTCAGCCATTCGGAGCTGTCGGCGAACTGTGCATCAGCGGAATGGGTGTGTCAAAAGGGTATCTAAACCGTCATGACCTGACGAAGCAAAAATTTATCGCGAACCCCTTTAAGCCGGGAGAAACGCTTTACCGCACAGGGGATTTAGCACGCTGGCTGGCGGATGGAACGATTGAATACGCCGGCCGTATTGACGACCAGGTCAAAATACGCGGACATCGGATTGAGCTAGAAGAAATCGAAAAACAGCTGCAGGAATACCCGGGTGTGAAAGATGCAATTGTTGTTGCGGACCGCCATGAGTCAGGAGATGCATCAATCAACGCCTACCTCGTGAACCGGACGCAGCTTTCAGCTGAGGACGTAAAGGCGCACCTGAAAAAACAGCTTCCTGCTTACATGGTGCCGCAAACCTTTACTTTTCTAGAGGAGCTTCCTTTAACGACAAACGGTAAGGTCAATAAACGGCTGCTGCCAAAACCGGATCAGGCTCAGCTGGCGGAAGAATGGGTCGGGCCCAGAGACGAGATGGAAGAAATGATCGCACAAATCTGGTCCGAGATTCTCGGAAGACAGCAAGTCGGCATTCATGATGATTTCTTCGCGCTCGGCGGGCACTCCTTAAAGGCGATGACCGCCGCTTCACGCATCAAGAAAGAGCTCGCGATTGATCTTCCGGTGAAGCTTTTGTTTGAAGCGCCTACGATCGCCGGCATTTCAGCGTATTTGAAAAACGGAGGCTCAGATGGATTGCAGGATGTAACCATCATGAATCCCGATCAGGAGCAAATCATTTTCGCATTCCCGCCGGTCTTGGGCTATGGCCTCATGTATCAAAACCTGGCCAGCCGCCTGCCGTCATATAAACTGTGCGCCTTTGATTTCATTGAGGAGGAAAACCGTCTTGACCGCTATGCGGATTTGATCCAGAAGCTTCAGCCGGATGGGCCTCTGACATTGTTCGGGTATTCGGCGGGCTGCAGCCTGGCGTTTGAAGCTGCTAAAAAGCTTGAGGAACAAGGGCGCGCGGTTCAGCGGATCATCATGGTGGATTCCTATAAAAAACAAGGTGTCAGTGATCTGGACGGACGAACGGTTGAGAGTGATGTCGAGGCGCTGATGAATGTCAACCGTGACAATGAAGCGCTCAACAGCGAAGTCGTCAAACAAGGCCTCAAGCAAAAAACACACGCCTTCTACTCATACTACGTCAACCTGATCAGCACAGGACAGGTGAAAGCGGATATTGATCTCTTGACATCTGATACTGATTTTGACATGCCGGAATGGCTTGCATCGTGGGAAGAGGCCACAACAGGTGCTTACCGTGTGAAAAGAGGCTTCGGAACACACGCTGAAATGCTGCAAGGTGAAACGTTAGATAGGAATGCGGAGATTTTGCTCGAATTACTTAATACACAAACCGTAACGGTTTCTTAA
- the srfAD gene encoding surfactin biosynthesis thioesterase SrfAD — protein MSQLFRSFDASEKTRLICFPFAGGYSASFRPLHAFLQGECEMLAAEPPGHGTNQTSAIEDLEELTDLYKQELNLRPDRPFVLFGHSMGGMITFRLAQKLEREGIFPQAVIISAIQPPHIQRKKVSHLPDDQFLDHIIKLGGMPAELVENKEVMSFFLPSFRSDYRALEQFELHDVAPIQSPVHVFNGLDDEKCIRDAQGWKKWAKDITFHEFDGGHMFLLSHTEEVAERIFAILNQHPIIQS, from the coding sequence ATGAGCCAACTCTTCAGATCATTTGATGCGTCGGAAAAAACGCGGCTCATCTGTTTTCCGTTTGCCGGCGGCTACTCGGCGTCGTTTCGCCCTCTCCATGCTTTTTTGCAGGGGGAGTGTGAGATGCTCGCTGCCGAGCCGCCGGGACACGGCACGAATCAAACGTCAGCCATTGAGGATCTCGAAGAGCTGACCGATTTGTACAAGCAAGAATTGAACCTTCGTCCTGATCGGCCGTTTGTGCTATTCGGACACAGTATGGGCGGAATGATCACCTTCAGGCTGGCGCAAAAGCTGGAGCGTGAAGGCATCTTTCCGCAGGCGGTTATCATTTCTGCGATTCAGCCGCCGCATATTCAGCGGAAGAAAGTGTCCCATCTGCCTGATGACCAGTTTCTCGATCATATTATCAAGTTAGGCGGGATGCCTGCGGAGCTTGTTGAAAATAAGGAAGTCATGTCCTTTTTCCTGCCTTCCTTCAGATCGGATTACCGGGCTCTTGAACAATTTGAGCTTCACGATGTGGCCCCGATCCAATCACCTGTTCATGTCTTTAACGGACTTGATGATGAAAAATGCATTCGGGATGCACAAGGCTGGAAGAAGTGGGCGAAAGACATCACATTCCATGAATTTGACGGCGGGCACATGTTTCTGCTGTCACATACGGAAGAAGTGGCAGAACGGATTTTTGCGATATTGAATCAGCATCCGATTATTCAATCGTGA
- a CDS encoding MFS transporter, translating to MYASPKMKWFVLLFTFVFAIGMNSFRNSFQFFMLPMADTFHADRSLISVSVSVFMITTGIVQFFVGFFIDRFSVRKIMGLGAVCISASFLVLPYSPNVHVFSAIYGVLGGIGYSCAVGVTTQYFISRWFETHKGLALAILTNANSAGLLLLSPIWAAAPYHAGWQNTYTILGVVMAAVLLPLLAFGMKHPPHAQAPSVKKSYDWRGFWNVIKQSRLIHVLYFGVFTCGFTMGIIDAHLVPMLKDAHVSHVNGMMAAFGAFIIIGGLLAGWLSDLLGSRSVMLSILFFLRLLSLICLLIPILGIHQSELWYFGFILLFGLSYTGVIPLTAASISESYHSGLIGSLLGINFFIHQIAGALSVYAGGLFFDMAHDYLLIIVVCIVFVGVSAGIELVPFLNKQKAKETHQSI from the coding sequence ATGTACGCGTCCCCTAAGATGAAATGGTTTGTATTGCTGTTTACGTTTGTTTTCGCCATCGGAATGAACTCATTTAGAAATTCCTTTCAATTTTTTATGCTGCCGATGGCGGATACCTTCCATGCCGACAGGTCGCTAATCTCCGTTTCTGTCAGCGTTTTTATGATCACAACGGGCATCGTTCAGTTTTTTGTCGGTTTTTTTATCGATCGGTTCAGCGTCAGAAAAATTATGGGGCTTGGAGCTGTTTGTATCAGCGCAAGTTTTTTGGTGCTTCCGTATTCACCAAATGTTCATGTGTTTTCCGCCATTTACGGAGTGCTCGGCGGAATCGGCTATTCCTGTGCGGTCGGCGTGACGACCCAGTATTTCATCAGCCGCTGGTTTGAGACGCATAAGGGCCTGGCGCTCGCTATTTTGACCAATGCCAATTCTGCGGGCCTGCTGCTGCTCTCTCCCATTTGGGCCGCGGCTCCGTATCATGCCGGCTGGCAAAATACCTACACGATATTGGGCGTCGTCATGGCGGCTGTTCTGCTGCCGCTCCTCGCCTTCGGGATGAAGCACCCGCCACATGCGCAAGCGCCGTCAGTGAAAAAGTCTTATGACTGGCGGGGATTTTGGAACGTCATAAAGCAGTCCCGCCTGATTCATGTCCTGTACTTCGGCGTGTTTACATGCGGATTTACAATGGGGATCATAGATGCTCATCTCGTGCCGATGCTGAAGGATGCGCATGTCTCCCATGTCAACGGAATGATGGCCGCGTTCGGAGCGTTTATCATCATTGGCGGATTATTGGCGGGCTGGCTGTCAGATCTCCTCGGCAGCAGAAGCGTGATGCTATCCATTTTATTTTTCCTTCGGCTGCTCAGCTTGATTTGTCTGCTCATCCCCATTCTCGGAATCCATCAAAGCGAACTTTGGTACTTCGGGTTTATCCTGTTATTCGGGCTCAGTTACACAGGCGTGATCCCGCTGACCGCGGCGTCTATTTCTGAAAGCTATCATTCAGGATTGATCGGCTCGCTGTTAGGCATCAACTTCTTTATCCATCAGATTGCAGGGGCTCTCAGTGTGTATGCGGGCGGCTTGTTTTTTGACATGGCTCATGATTATTTGCTGATTATTGTTGTGTGCATCGTGTTTGTGGGTGTATCGGCTGGAATAGAGCTGGTGCCGTTTTTAAATAAACAGAAGGCAAAAGAAACGCATCAATCCATATAA
- a CDS encoding YcxB family protein, with the protein MVQYASESINLPGEMTFKDIREIFFYQIGKISFFYFLLFCSIFAAVHSINGWPRLVFGSDALNLFVNGILIIVMSVLFTLLLLLLLYVKFSRAYKKNERIQSKRTYTLNQEGIRICSQKYDLIFNWDEITAVFEYKKIFRINTSSGQYIAIPKRFFHSKEEMNRFRGIILKNTETIKVKWKKDQH; encoded by the coding sequence ATGGTTCAATATGCTAGTGAAAGTATCAATCTTCCAGGAGAAATGACGTTTAAAGATATAAGAGAAATCTTTTTTTATCAAATCGGGAAAATCTCATTCTTTTACTTTCTTTTGTTCTGCTCCATTTTTGCTGCAGTTCATTCCATTAACGGATGGCCCCGTCTCGTTTTTGGCAGCGACGCGCTTAACTTGTTTGTGAATGGTATTTTGATTATCGTGATGTCGGTTCTGTTTACACTGCTGCTCCTCCTTCTTCTATATGTAAAGTTTTCTAGAGCCTACAAGAAGAACGAACGGATTCAATCCAAAAGAACATATACCCTCAATCAAGAAGGAATCCGTATATGTTCTCAAAAATATGACCTCATTTTTAATTGGGATGAAATCACAGCTGTTTTCGAATATAAGAAGATCTTCAGGATCAATACATCAAGCGGCCAATATATTGCGATACCAAAACGTTTTTTTCATTCCAAAGAGGAAATGAACAGATTCAGGGGGATTATTCTTAAAAATACTGAAACAATTAAAGTGAAATGGAAAAAGGATCAGCACTGA
- a CDS encoding DMT family transporter: MFKQQQASAYTAAILYSFIIGLSFLFVKIALQTAEPFDILAHRFTIAFAAATVPVLFGWVKLSIRVKDVIAILPLALLYPALFFSFQAFGLVYSSSSEAGIIQAAIPIFTMVLASYFLKERSTRAQKGFTVLSVAGVMFIFVMKGVDVESASLKGSLLILLSALSSAMYNTAARKMTQRFKLTELTYIMSAIGFVVFNAIAIVRHSAAGTVGTYFQPFREPGFVLAIVYLGVLSSLVTSFLSNYTLSRIEAFKMSAFNHVATIVTMFAGVVILNESLAWYHLAGAVCIMIGVVGSNTTLRKNKKQLGTPVKK; the protein is encoded by the coding sequence ATGTTTAAACAACAGCAAGCCTCCGCTTATACGGCGGCTATCTTATATTCGTTCATTATCGGTTTATCGTTTCTATTCGTAAAAATCGCACTGCAAACAGCCGAACCGTTTGATATTCTGGCGCACCGGTTCACCATTGCGTTCGCCGCTGCCACTGTACCCGTCTTATTCGGCTGGGTAAAGCTATCAATCCGTGTAAAGGACGTCATTGCCATCTTGCCGCTCGCCCTGCTGTATCCGGCATTGTTTTTCAGCTTTCAGGCATTCGGCCTTGTATACTCGTCCTCCTCTGAAGCGGGAATTATTCAGGCTGCCATTCCGATTTTCACGATGGTCTTAGCCAGTTATTTCTTAAAGGAACGCTCGACGCGGGCGCAGAAGGGTTTCACGGTTTTATCCGTTGCCGGCGTCATGTTTATTTTTGTGATGAAGGGCGTTGACGTGGAATCGGCCAGCTTAAAAGGATCTCTGCTGATCCTGCTGTCCGCTTTGTCCTCCGCGATGTACAATACCGCTGCCAGAAAAATGACCCAGCGGTTCAAGCTGACCGAGCTCACCTACATCATGTCGGCCATCGGCTTTGTCGTATTCAACGCCATCGCCATAGTGCGCCACAGCGCGGCAGGAACTGTCGGCACTTACTTCCAGCCGTTCCGGGAGCCCGGCTTTGTTCTCGCGATTGTGTATTTGGGCGTGCTGTCTTCACTCGTCACTTCGTTTCTGTCCAACTATACGCTGTCACGGATTGAGGCCTTTAAAATGAGCGCTTTTAATCATGTAGCGACCATCGTGACGATGTTTGCAGGAGTGGTGATTCTAAACGAAAGCCTCGCCTGGTACCATCTTGCCGGAGCCGTTTGTATTATGATTGGCGTGGTTGGAAGCAATACCACACTGCGGAAAAATAAAAAACAACTTGGTACCCCTGTGAAAAAATGA
- a CDS encoding PLP-dependent aminotransferase family protein, which yields MEKYMNLLTRIEEMMQSSAYQEGDRLPSIRQLSARYQISKSTVIRALQELEKRHLIYSVPKSGYYIVKKTGKSKSGQPGPIDFATSAPDPDVFPYLDFQHCINKAIDTYKNDLFIYGTPKGLPSLIRVLRKLLANQQVFADERHIFITSGVQQALSLLCAMPFPNGKEKIAIEQPGYHLMIEQLETLGIPAIGVKRTEGGLDIAEVERLFQTESIKFFYTMPRFHNPLGCSLSERDKQELVRLAETYDVYLVEDDYLGDLEENKKADPLFAYDLSSHVIYLKSFSKMMFPGLRVGAAVLPDALADTFHTYKKLNDIDCSMISQAALEIYLKSGMYGRHKEKIRASYKERSMRLHQAIQTHGQLGSGRFAFSSGQAPCMHTHLVLPRDLPASRVIQRLKKQGVLLEAIDRHYLSDYPKENLLKINISNVKTEDIEHGVKLLMTYL from the coding sequence ATGGAGAAATATATGAATCTATTGACGAGAATAGAAGAGATGATGCAAAGCAGCGCGTATCAAGAAGGTGATAGGCTTCCGTCCATCCGTCAGCTGTCCGCCCGCTATCAAATCAGCAAGAGCACAGTGATCCGCGCCCTGCAGGAGCTGGAAAAGCGCCACCTCATTTACTCCGTTCCGAAAAGCGGCTATTATATTGTGAAAAAGACGGGAAAATCAAAAAGCGGGCAGCCGGGCCCCATTGATTTTGCAACATCTGCGCCGGACCCCGATGTATTTCCGTATCTTGATTTCCAGCATTGCATCAACAAAGCGATTGATACATACAAAAACGATTTGTTTATTTATGGAACGCCAAAGGGGCTTCCATCACTCATCCGTGTACTCCGAAAATTGCTGGCCAATCAGCAGGTATTTGCGGATGAACGGCATATTTTCATCACATCAGGTGTCCAGCAGGCGTTATCCCTGCTTTGTGCGATGCCGTTTCCAAATGGGAAAGAGAAGATTGCCATTGAACAGCCCGGCTATCATTTGATGATTGAACAGCTTGAGACGCTTGGGATTCCTGCCATCGGTGTGAAACGAACGGAAGGGGGACTAGACATAGCCGAGGTTGAGCGGCTGTTTCAGACAGAATCGATCAAATTTTTTTATACGATGCCGCGTTTCCACAACCCGCTTGGCTGCTCTTTGTCAGAGCGTGATAAACAAGAGCTTGTGAGACTTGCGGAAACGTATGATGTGTATCTCGTTGAGGATGATTATCTTGGTGATCTGGAGGAAAATAAAAAGGCAGATCCGCTGTTCGCATATGATCTGTCCTCGCATGTCATTTATTTGAAAAGCTTCTCGAAAATGATGTTCCCAGGCCTTCGCGTGGGGGCCGCTGTTTTGCCGGATGCGCTGGCTGACACGTTTCACACGTACAAAAAGCTGAACGACATCGACTGCTCGATGATTTCTCAAGCGGCGTTGGAGATTTATCTGAAAAGCGGTATGTACGGCAGGCATAAGGAGAAGATCCGCGCTTCCTATAAGGAACGGTCAATGAGGCTTCATCAAGCCATTCAAACACACGGGCAGCTGGGAAGCGGCCGCTTCGCGTTTTCCAGCGGACAGGCACCCTGCATGCACACCCATCTGGTGCTTCCCCGTGATCTGCCGGCCTCAAGGGTGATTCAAAGGCTGAAAAAACAAGGGGTTCTCCTTGAGGCGATAGACCGGCATTATTTATCAGATTATCCGAAAGAAAATCTATTAAAAATCAATATATCGAATGTGAAAACGGAAGATATTGAACACGGCGTGAAGCTGCTGATGACCTATTTATAA
- a CDS encoding 4'-phosphopantetheinyl transferase family protein, translating into MKIYGMYMDRPLSQGETERLMSFISPEKREKCRRFYHKEDAHRTLLGDVLVRSVVSKQYQLDKADIRFSAQEYGKPCIPDLPDAHFNISHSGRWVICAFDSQPIGIDIEKMKPISLEIAKRFFSKTEYTDLLAKNKNEQTDYFYHLWSMKESFIKQEGKGLSLPLDSFSVRLHQDGQVSIELPDNHAPCYIRTYEVDPGYKMAVCAAHPDFPEDITMVSYEALL; encoded by the coding sequence ATGAAGATTTACGGAATGTATATGGACCGACCGCTTTCACAGGGAGAGACTGAACGGTTAATGTCTTTCATATCGCCTGAAAAACGTGAGAAATGCCGGAGATTTTACCATAAAGAAGATGCTCACCGCACCCTGCTGGGGGATGTGCTCGTTCGCTCAGTCGTCAGCAAGCAGTATCAGCTGGACAAAGCCGATATCCGCTTCAGCGCGCAGGAATACGGGAAACCCTGCATCCCTGATCTTCCTGACGCCCATTTTAACATTTCTCACTCCGGCCGCTGGGTCATTTGTGCGTTTGATTCACAGCCGATCGGCATCGATATTGAAAAAATGAAACCGATCAGCCTCGAGATCGCCAAACGTTTCTTTTCAAAAACCGAGTACACTGACCTTTTGGCAAAAAACAAAAACGAGCAGACAGACTATTTTTATCATCTATGGTCAATGAAAGAAAGCTTTATCAAACAGGAAGGCAAAGGCTTATCGCTTCCTTTAGATTCCTTTTCGGTGCGTCTGCATCAGGACGGACAAGTGTCCATTGAGCTTCCGGACAACCATGCACCTTGCTATATCAGAACATATGAGGTGGATCCCGGCTACAAAATGGCCGTATGCGCCGCGCACCCTGATTTCCCCGAGGATATCACAATGGTCTCGTACGAAGCGCTTTTATAA
- a CDS encoding YczE/YyaS/YitT family protein, whose protein sequence is MKQELVLRWTFYFAGLIILAFGVSLTIEGKALGISPWDAFHYSLFQHFGLTVGQWSIMIGAIIVGLTSLFTRAWPKIGAILNMVLIGVFIDFFNFLLPAPSTYTGSVIVFSLGVVLIGYGVGVYVSAGLGAGPRDSLMMLITEKTGWNVQWVRNGMEITILFAAWGMDGPIGFGTILTAILTGLILRFSLPQSIQLLNYAVARRTAAVKASPPVH, encoded by the coding sequence GTGAAGCAAGAACTTGTTCTGCGCTGGACATTTTATTTTGCCGGTTTGATCATTTTGGCTTTTGGTGTATCCCTGACGATAGAAGGAAAAGCGCTCGGCATTAGTCCGTGGGATGCATTTCATTACAGCCTGTTTCAGCATTTCGGGCTTACCGTCGGCCAGTGGTCCATCATGATCGGAGCGATCATCGTCGGATTAACGTCATTGTTTACGAGGGCTTGGCCAAAAATTGGGGCGATCCTGAACATGGTGCTCATTGGTGTTTTTATAGATTTTTTTAATTTTCTTCTGCCCGCCCCCTCGACCTACACGGGCTCCGTCATCGTCTTCTCTCTCGGCGTGGTGCTGATCGGTTACGGCGTAGGTGTGTATGTATCAGCCGGCCTTGGCGCGGGACCGCGTGATTCGCTGATGATGCTGATTACAGAAAAAACCGGCTGGAATGTACAATGGGTGCGGAACGGCATGGAAATAACCATTTTGTTTGCGGCATGGGGCATGGATGGTCCGATCGGTTTTGGCACCATTTTGACCGCCATCCTCACCGGACTCATTCTGCGCTTTTCATTGCCGCAGTCAATCCAGCTGCTGAATTATGCTGTGGCAAGGCGAACTGCGGCTGTGAAAGCATCTCCGCCTGTACACTAA
- the tcyC gene encoding cystine ABC transporter ATP-binding protein TcyC, translating to MLTVKGLNKSFGENEILKKIDMKIEKGKVIAILGPSGSGKTTLLRCLNALEIPNRGELAFDDFSIDFSKKVKQADILKLRRKSGMVFQAYHLFPHRTALENVMEGPVQVQKRNKEEVRKEAIQLLEKVGLKDKMDLYPFQLSGGQQQRVGIARALAIQPELMLFDEPTSALDPELVGEVLKVIKDLANEGWTMVVVTHEIKFAQDVADEVVFIDGGVIVEQGPPEQIFSAPKEERTQRFLNRILNPL from the coding sequence ATGCTTACCGTTAAAGGATTAAACAAATCATTCGGTGAAAATGAAATTTTAAAAAAGATAGATATGAAGATTGAAAAAGGGAAAGTCATCGCCATACTTGGGCCTTCAGGTTCAGGGAAAACGACGCTGCTCCGCTGCCTGAACGCGCTGGAAATCCCGAATCGCGGAGAGCTTGCATTTGATGATTTCTCCATCGATTTCTCCAAAAAGGTGAAACAGGCGGATATCCTAAAGCTTCGCCGGAAATCCGGAATGGTGTTTCAGGCGTATCACCTGTTCCCGCACCGCACGGCTCTTGAAAACGTAATGGAAGGCCCTGTTCAGGTGCAAAAACGGAACAAAGAGGAAGTCAGAAAAGAAGCGATTCAGCTTCTAGAGAAAGTCGGATTGAAGGACAAGATGGATTTATATCCGTTCCAGCTTTCCGGCGGACAGCAGCAGCGCGTCGGCATCGCCCGCGCACTGGCGATTCAGCCTGAGCTCATGCTGTTTGACGAACCAACCTCAGCGCTTGATCCCGAGCTTGTCGGAGAGGTTCTGAAGGTGATCAAGGACTTAGCCAATGAAGGCTGGACCATGGTCGTCGTAACCCACGAAATCAAATTCGCCCAGGATGTGGCGGACGAAGTCGTCTTTATCGACGGCGGCGTCATCGTGGAACAGGGACCGCCGGAGCAAATTTTCTCCGCACCAAAAGAAGAACGGACGCAGCGGTTCTTGAATCGGATTTTGAACCCGTTGTAA